A stretch of the Bacillus anthracis str. Vollum genome encodes the following:
- the spoIIGA gene encoding sigma-E processing peptidase SpoIIGA → MVVYADVVWLLNACIDFLLLLLTATVLKKKIKRWRLVLGAFIGSTIVIFAFTPFASMMTHPIMKLLYSLLIVYTAFGFTTFRNYTQTVFTFYFVTFMVGGGLMGTHFFLQTNEMVNGLVQSQSISYGDPISWLFVIFGFPVIYYFSKKRIESVEVTKIHYDQIVKLKIQLAEEELELAGLIDSGNQLYDPLTKTPVMIMHISSLEHCLPAWLTEQIYSKTEIPQIPENDSGWATKLRLIPFRAVGVENQFLWAIKPESVQIYHEGSSIVVNKVLIGLNTQQLSTNGEYQCIVHPKMLISQKMVIA, encoded by the coding sequence TTGGTTGTTTACGCCGACGTTGTTTGGTTGTTAAACGCCTGCATTGATTTTCTTTTACTTTTATTAACAGCTACCGTGTTAAAAAAGAAGATCAAAAGATGGAGGCTTGTGTTAGGGGCATTTATAGGTTCAACCATTGTTATTTTTGCCTTTACTCCTTTTGCTTCTATGATGACACATCCGATTATGAAACTACTGTACTCGTTACTTATCGTGTATACAGCATTTGGGTTTACAACATTTAGAAATTATACACAAACTGTTTTTACTTTTTACTTTGTAACCTTTATGGTTGGCGGAGGATTAATGGGCACTCATTTCTTTTTGCAAACGAATGAAATGGTAAATGGGTTGGTTCAATCTCAATCAATTTCTTACGGTGACCCAATTAGTTGGTTGTTCGTTATTTTTGGTTTTCCAGTCATTTATTATTTTTCTAAAAAGCGTATTGAAAGCGTAGAGGTTACAAAAATACACTATGATCAAATTGTGAAATTGAAAATTCAATTAGCTGAAGAGGAGCTAGAACTCGCAGGTTTAATTGATAGTGGGAATCAACTTTACGACCCGTTAACGAAAACACCTGTTATGATTATGCATATTTCATCATTAGAACATTGTTTGCCAGCTTGGTTAACAGAACAAATTTATTCCAAAACAGAGATTCCTCAAATACCAGAAAATGATTCTGGGTGGGCGACAAAATTACGCTTAATTCCTTTTCGAGCAGTAGGAGTAGAGAATCAATTTTTATGGGCAATTAAGCCAGAAAGTGTACAAATTTATCATGAAGGTAGTTCTATTGTCGTGAATAAAGTATTGATTGGATTAAATACACAACAGTTGTCAACCAATGGAGAGTATCAATGTATTGTGCATCCAAAAATGTTGATTTCGCAAAAAATGGTAATTGCTTAA